The DNA region CCTGAAATCCCTCGTTAGCGGCAACGCCCAGTTCATCATCGCCACCAATTCCCCGATCCTGCTCGCCTTCCCCGACGCCCAGATCCTCGACTTCGACGCCCCAGAAATCACCCCGCGCACCTACGACGAAGTCCCCGTAGTGAAATTCATGCGCGCCTTCCTCGCCGACCCCGAAGACCACATTCGCAAACTCTGAGCGCCTCCGCGCTCCTTCCGGCATTCTGCTCTCTTTGCGCTTTTCGCTGCCACTCCGGATCGGTGCCGCATTCCGCGTTTCCGCGATTGCCCGCCACGGAAAATCCCCTTGGCTCCGCGCTTTTCGCCCATGCGCTTCTACAAGTATCACGCCCTCGGCAACGACTACATCGTGCTCAATCCCGCCGATTTTCCCCAATGGAAATCCGCCCCCACGCTCGACCAGATCCGCGTCGTCTGCCACCGCAACTTCGGCGTCGGCTCCGACGGCATCCTCTGGGGCCCGCTTCCGTCGCAGAAAGCCGACTTCGGCCTGCGCATCTTCAATCCCGATGGCTCCGAAGCCGAGAAATCCGGCAACGGTCTCCGCATCTTCTCCCGCTATCTCTGGGACCAGAAGCTCGTTAAAAACCCCGACTTCACCATCGAAGTCCCCGGCGGCCTCGTCCGCTCCGTCATCCTCGACAACGGCCAGCTCATCAAAATCGCGATGGGCAACGTCTCCTTCGACAGCGCCAAAATCCCCGTCAACCTCACCGGCCCCGCCCGCGAGGTCATCAACGAGAAAATCACCATCCTCGACCGCGAGTTCACCTACTGCGCCGCCACCATCGGCAATCCGCACTGCGTCCTCCCGCTCCCTGAGGTCACCTCCGAGCTCGCTCACAAATACGGCCCTCACCTCGAGGTTCACGCCAACTTCCCGCGCAAGACCAACGTCCAGTTCCTCCAGGTCCTCGACCGCGCCAACATCCGCATCGAGATCTGGGAACGCGGCGCCGGTTACACCCTCGCCTCCGGCAGCAGCTCCAGCGCAGCCGCCGCCGTCGCCCACCGCCTCGGCCTCGTCGATAAAGACATCACCGTCCACATGCCCGGCGGCAAA from Nibricoccus aquaticus includes:
- the dapF gene encoding diaminopimelate epimerase gives rise to the protein MRFYKYHALGNDYIVLNPADFPQWKSAPTLDQIRVVCHRNFGVGSDGILWGPLPSQKADFGLRIFNPDGSEAEKSGNGLRIFSRYLWDQKLVKNPDFTIEVPGGLVRSVILDNGQLIKIAMGNVSFDSAKIPVNLTGPAREVINEKITILDREFTYCAATIGNPHCVLPLPEVTSELAHKYGPHLEVHANFPRKTNVQFLQVLDRANIRIEIWERGAGYTLASGSSSSAAAAVAHRLGLVDKDITVHMPGGKIGIEIGDNFSIMMTGTVNKVAEGDMHPELFAVKV